The genomic DNA GCGGACATCCCCGCCCCGTGGCTGCCCGGGGACGGGGAGGCCTTCAAGTTCACGCCGTACCACCAGTTCGCCGTCGTCCGCACACACCTGGTGTTCCTCGCCGACGCCCGCACCCGTGGCGACTCCTACGGGCCGTTCGACCTGGTCCCGGAGATCACCCACCGCTTCGCCGAGGGCCAGGAGGGCACGGTGCGCTCGGACGGCCTGCTCCACTACGGGCGCACCGCCCCTACGAGGGACGGGTCGCCGACCGGGCGTTCGTCGAGGTCGACCGCGGCACCATGGGCGGGCCCCGCCTGGCCGCGAAGCTGAACGCCTGCGCCCGCTACTGGGCCACCGCTCGGGGTGACGGTTGTCGTCCTGTTGCGCGCGTCATGAACAGGTTCGATGCCGGTTCAGTAGGTCCCTTGCCCGGGGTGGGTCAGTCGGTGTGTCGGGCGGGGTGGGGGGTGACTTTCAGACGGGCGTGGACAGGGGGGTCCTGCCAGCCGGTGGCGGTCTGCAGGTTGGCGAGTGGCCCGTCGTGGAGGGCGCTGAGGACGGCGGCGGGCTCTGCGCCGGGGGTGAGGGTCAGCCTCAGACGCAGTTCCGGGTGTTTGACGGTCCCGGTGATGCGGGCGCGGGCCTGGTCGATGCCGGGCAGCCGCGCGGTGTCGGCGGCGACGGCGTCGGCAAGGGTCTGGTTGCGGATCTGGATGGCTCGGTGGGGGCGGGAGGCGCCGGCGGTGAGCTTGCGGGGCTGGTGGCGGCGTCCCTGACTGAGGAGCCACACGAGGGCGAGGAGGGTGAGAAGAGTGAGGGCACCGATGACGGCGGGCCACCACCAGTCTTCGGCGGTGTAGCGGGTCCGGTCGGCGGCGGGCAGCAGAACGTCGCCGGGCGAGGTGAGGGGCCAGCCCTCGGGCGGGTCGAGGTTCCAGCGGCGGTAGAGGTCGAGGCCGCCCATGACGACGAGCAGGCCGCCGATCAGCACAACGACGCCCAGCAGGGCGAGAAGAGTCCGGTTGATCCGTGAGCGCCTCTTCATGCCTCGTCCTCGATTCGTTGTGCCGGCCGCGGATGGGTCACCGGGGGCGGCGCACCTTGACCCGCAGCCGGGGCGCGCGGGTCAGGGCAAGGGTGTCGCAGGCGGCGCCGAGCGCCCGGGTGAGGTCCTCGTGGACCTCCTGCTGGTCGCGGTAGCGCACGTCGGCGTAGACATCGATCCGTCGGCGGTTCACGCGGATGCGGGCGCGGGAGACGCCTGGGACGTGCCAGGCGGCGTCCCGTAGGACGACCTCCGCGCTGCTCCGCTCCAGGGTGGCACGCATCGTGGGGGTGCCCTCCGGCGCCCGCATCGGCAGCAGCGCGCGGTGGCCC from Kitasatospora terrestris includes the following:
- a CDS encoding alkaline shock response membrane anchor protein AmaP, giving the protein MKRRSRINRTLLALLGVVVLIGGLLVVMGGLDLYRRWNLDPPEGWPLTSPGDVLLPAADRTRYTAEDWWWPAVIGALTLLTLLALVWLLSQGRRHQPRKLTAGASRPHRAIQIRNQTLADAVAADTARLPGIDQARARITGTVKHPELRLRLTLTPGAEPAAVLSALHDGPLANLQTATGWQDPPVHARLKVTPHPARHTD